The Brachyspira aalborgi genome has a segment encoding these proteins:
- a CDS encoding zinc ribbon domain-containing protein — MFCSKCGTQLNEDAKFCNNCGERIITNSTQNNETFQNNTPNVENTESNKKSFFEKFKKFTEVELEPEERKKLLDNHNKYLAAFFHLKEPPTNYELKELEKNDKRLNNRRSFLSFLIKGISNPNPYGSILHLFCPYLYLFQLGAYKSAIIITIIHSLSLFGLMKVIKFRDMSSGWDFLGMMLCIFIPIFGWEIENKINMILFKRRMKKVENEKSEEEKLAKFKSLCPDKDKYKKLTIMSFACWTIFLIISLFTFRGSGKYIDLVKNGAFRVYPNITIEELINGAMHNPKWKQGQTEDGINFVNVSGLIEGNKVVIQFKIDKNENSFGVNALEVNGQPRSTQGIEIDLYSLYIANK; from the coding sequence ATGTTTTGTTCAAAATGCGGAACGCAATTAAATGAGGATGCAAAATTTTGCAATAACTGTGGGGAGAGAATTATTACTAATTCAACCCAAAATAACGAAACTTTTCAAAATAATACACCTAATGTAGAAAATACGGAAAGTAATAAGAAAAGTTTTTTTGAAAAATTTAAAAAGTTTACAGAAGTAGAATTAGAACCTGAAGAACGAAAAAAATTATTGGATAATCATAATAAATATTTAGCGGCTTTTTTTCATTTGAAAGAACCGCCAACCAATTATGAACTAAAAGAATTAGAAAAAAATGATAAAAGATTAAATAATCGCCGCAGTTTTTTAAGTTTCTTAATTAAGGGCATATCTAATCCTAATCCATATGGTTCTATACTACATTTATTTTGTCCATATCTTTATTTATTTCAACTTGGAGCTTATAAATCGGCTATAATTATTACAATCATACATTCATTATCTTTATTTGGTTTAATGAAAGTAATTAAATTTAGGGATATGTCTTCTGGCTGGGATTTTCTTGGTATGATGTTATGTATATTTATTCCTATATTTGGTTGGGAAATAGAAAACAAGATTAATATGATTTTGTTTAAAAGAAGAATGAAAAAAGTTGAAAATGAAAAATCTGAAGAAGAAAAATTAGCAAAATTTAAATCTCTATGCCCCGATAAAGATAAATATAAAAAATTAACTATAATGTCATTTGCATGCTGGACTATATTTTTAATAATATCTTTATTTACTTTTAGAGGTTCTGGTAAATATATTGATTTAGTTAAAAATGGAGCGTTTCGAGTTTATCCTAATATAACGATAGAAGAATTAATAAACGGCGCTATGCATAATCCAAAATGGAAACAAGGACAAACCGAAGATGGAATAAATTTTGTAAATGTTTCAGGATTAATAGAAGGTAATAAAGTAGTAATACAATTTAAAATTGACAAAAACGAAAATTCTTTTGGGGTAAATGCTCTAGAAGTAAACGGGCAACCTAGGTCAACGCAAGGTATAGAAATAGATTTATACAGTTTATATATTGCAAATAAATAA
- a CDS encoding type II toxin-antitoxin system YafQ family toxin yields MKYEIETSKKFKKQFKKLSSKNANLVLEIIEKLSNGEVLEQKYNDHKLKGNYKDYRECHIKPDLLLIYKKKEDVLILTCIDLGSHSELFKK; encoded by the coding sequence ATGAAATACGAAATCGAGACTTCTAAAAAATTTAAAAAGCAATTTAAAAAATTATCCTCCAAAAATGCAAATCTTGTATTGGAAATAATAGAGAAATTATCAAACGGCGAAGTTTTGGAACAAAAATATAATGACCATAAACTTAAAGGAAATTATAAAGACTATAGAGAATGCCATATAAAACCCGATTTACTTTTGATTTATAAAAAGAAAGAGGATGTTTTAATTTTAACTTGCATCGATTTGGGTTCACATAGCGAGCTTTTTAAGAAATAG
- a CDS encoding response regulator produces MNNEEIIFEDEDFLSTIEAAKVVGVSRTTINYWIINYGLKADVTPGKRYRIRYIDLKIFLALNKRDKRIKLKRKSSKYKIAIIEPTVITRKNYIEWLKGDYDIECVSNLIKPLRELKKISPDIILMDINLSEDKDYFYIIDEIKKEIKLRTALIIIITKKYNEDDVVSGLEKGACDYVKKPVGQNELKARIKNLLRFFIDI; encoded by the coding sequence ATGAATAATGAAGAAATTATATTTGAAGACGAAGATTTTTTATCGACAATAGAAGCTGCGAAAGTAGTCGGAGTATCTAGAACTACGATAAATTATTGGATTATAAATTATGGACTTAAAGCGGATGTAACGCCTGGAAAAAGATATAGAATAAGATATATAGATTTAAAAATTTTTTTAGCGTTAAACAAAAGAGATAAAAGAATAAAATTAAAAAGAAAATCATCAAAATATAAAATTGCAATAATCGAGCCTACGGTTATTACAAGAAAAAATTATATAGAATGGCTTAAAGGCGATTACGATATAGAATGCGTATCTAATTTAATTAAACCTTTAAGAGAATTAAAAAAAATCTCTCCCGATATAATTTTAATGGATATAAATCTTTCCGAAGACAAAGATTATTTTTATATCATAGACGAAATAAAAAAAGAAATTAAATTAAGAACCGCTCTTATAATAATCATAACTAAAAAATATAACGAAGATGATGTAGTTAGCGGTTTGGAAAAAGGCGCATGCGATTATGTAAAAAAACCTGTAGGACAAAACGAGCTTAAAGCGAGAATTAAAAATTTATTAAGATTTTTTATTGATATATAA
- a CDS encoding LemA family protein, translated as MKGSAVAVIFIVINIIAATIFMTVITVSIKKSIISEEELSKASLNKIIEVYSNKNIASINYYNAISLIPRLDIYTLNSLSNYIRRINLIHADNSLIEKPITFQEFQYIQARIQENINKINYTARNYPVLRTNEGYIKALYYIKPIIEDEAKAIEIYNSHVKEYNKLTSMPPSSIIAGIMGKFPFLTFETGTNIISQTARMFE; from the coding sequence ATGAAAGGTTCTGCCGTAGCTGTTATATTTATCGTTATTAATATAATAGCTGCAACTATATTTATGACTGTTATAACCGTTTCAATAAAAAAATCTATTATATCGGAAGAAGAACTTTCAAAAGCGTCATTAAATAAAATAATTGAAGTTTATTCAAATAAAAATATAGCTTCTATAAATTATTATAACGCTATTTCATTAATTCCAAGATTAGATATATATACTTTAAACTCTTTAAGCAATTATATAAGAAGAATAAATTTAATTCATGCGGACAATTCTTTAATAGAAAAACCGATTACTTTTCAGGAATTTCAATATATTCAAGCAAGAATACAAGAAAATATAAATAAAATTAATTATACGGCAAGAAATTATCCCGTTTTAAGAACAAACGAAGGATATATAAAAGCTTTATACTATATAAAACCTATAATAGAAGACGAAGCAAAGGCAATAGAAATATATAATAGTCATGTAAAAGAATATAATAAATTAACTTCAATGCCACCTTCAAGCATAATTGCGGGAATAATGGGGAAATTTCCATTTTTAACTTTTGAAACGGGAACAAATATAATATCTCAAACCGCTCGTATGTTTGAATAA
- a CDS encoding flagellar hook-length control protein FliK codes for MINGVGNLISFSDSNISSNNQYELENYNDSSFAEMLNKLQNENIYSESSTNKSVDREDYNDYSKDDFKKYLENMENDKVTESNNEYDNKIDNSKINNDKENNIDKKNIESQKSEKSLENEKVENVENNIEKKEENNFDKLDKNSTIDNKKLETIKSIKEKAKNILENNNLFIKNAKSDSKSENLSSKILNLSEEEKENLIKEIDNLKKEIKNLELNDNEEEDLNIIFESLENIKNIIFENSKEKNSNNIKESKEIQIKDLQEKSLKELKENLKESEINKNIESQDNFEITEDNFILENANKNNKELSKNENKIDNLNSNLKNTISEDKGAEITIINMKDSPEGANLKGFNHYNNVSKTQSGNSLTENMIKFQDLMGKLVEKAQVALNNGKSEVLMSLNPEYLGKVRLKISMEGDNFVGKIFVDNAEIKDIFTKNLDTVITSLNEIGINIEGFDVMLRQDMTNGEFSEFSEFAGNNDFGNNGGDFAEEVVADIQNYIIPERKLNLLI; via the coding sequence ATGATAAACGGAGTTGGCAATTTAATATCTTTTTCAGATAGTAATATTTCTTCTAATAATCAATACGAATTAGAAAATTATAACGATAGTTCTTTTGCGGAAATGTTAAATAAACTTCAAAACGAAAATATTTATTCGGAAAGTTCCACAAATAAAAGCGTTGATAGAGAAGATTATAACGATTATAGCAAAGACGATTTCAAAAAATATTTAGAAAATATGGAAAACGATAAAGTTACAGAATCAAATAACGAATACGATAACAAAATAGACAATTCTAAAATTAACAACGATAAAGAAAATAATATTGATAAAAAAAATATTGAAAGTCAAAAGTCGGAAAAAAGTTTAGAAAATGAAAAAGTTGAAAATGTTGAAAATAATATTGAAAAAAAAGAAGAAAATAATTTTGATAAATTAGATAAAAATTCTACTATCGATAATAAAAAACTTGAAACTATTAAATCTATAAAAGAAAAAGCAAAAAATATTTTAGAAAATAATAATTTATTTATAAAAAATGCAAAGTCCGATAGTAAATCGGAAAATTTATCTTCCAAAATTTTAAATTTGTCTGAAGAAGAAAAAGAAAATCTTATTAAAGAAATTGATAATTTGAAAAAAGAAATAAAAAATTTAGAACTAAACGATAACGAAGAAGAAGATTTAAATATTATTTTTGAATCATTAGAAAATATAAAAAATATTATTTTTGAAAATTCAAAAGAAAAAAATTCGAATAATATAAAAGAAAGCAAAGAAATACAAATTAAAGATTTGCAAGAAAAGAGTTTAAAAGAATTAAAAGAAAATTTGAAAGAAAGCGAGATAAATAAAAATATTGAAAGCCAAGATAATTTTGAAATAACCGAAGATAATTTTATTTTAGAAAATGCAAATAAAAATAATAAAGAGTTAAGTAAAAACGAAAATAAAATTGATAATTTGAATTCTAATTTGAAAAATACGATTTCGGAAGATAAGGGAGCGGAAATTACAATTATAAATATGAAGGATTCGCCCGAAGGCGCAAATTTGAAAGGATTTAATCATTATAATAATGTTTCAAAAACTCAAAGCGGAAATAGTTTAACCGAGAATATGATAAAATTCCAAGATTTAATGGGAAAGCTTGTAGAAAAAGCTCAAGTTGCCTTAAATAATGGAAAGAGCGAAGTTTTAATGTCGCTTAACCCAGAATATTTGGGAAAAGTTAGATTAAAAATAAGTATGGAAGGCGATAATTTTGTAGGAAAAATATTCGTAGACAATGCCGAAATAAAAGATATATTTACTAAAAATTTGGATACGGTTATAACTTCTTTAAATGAAATCGGAATTAATATAGAAGGTTTCGATGTAATGTTAAGGCAAGATATGACAAACGGCGAGTTCTCAGAGTTTTCAGAATTTGCAGGCAATAACGATTTTGGAAATAACGGAGGAGATTTTGCCGAAGAAGTTGTAGCGGATATTCAAAATTATATTATTCCAGAAAGAAAATTAAATTTATTAATATAA
- a CDS encoding flagellar hook assembly protein FlgD, with product MISTEALKMTDREIRILKNEVGAFNLQNNYERDPSKNSLGKDDFLKLLTVQMSHQDPLSPLDNRDMIAQLAQFSSVEQMTQVNKNLESMKNFYSSQTGYSMLGKSVEVMDEAGNRFLGPVEMVMENDSGVALAVRTSNGLITVRPEDVMIVHSSGGLIASESAATQRIMDAQSEDEATKIFQSSLIKKAQVISRPSADDESSSNSDGISTILRSTGNIENPEEKLNKDFGNKTVRK from the coding sequence ATGATATCAACAGAAGCTTTGAAAATGACAGATAGAGAGATAAGAATATTAAAAAACGAAGTTGGCGCTTTTAATTTGCAAAATAATTACGAAAGAGACCCAAGCAAAAATTCTTTGGGAAAAGACGATTTTTTGAAATTATTAACTGTTCAAATGAGCCATCAAGACCCATTGTCGCCTTTGGATAATAGAGATATGATAGCTCAACTTGCGCAATTTTCTTCTGTAGAACAAATGACGCAGGTTAATAAAAATTTGGAATCAATGAAAAACTTTTATTCGAGTCAAACGGGTTATTCTATGTTAGGCAAAAGCGTTGAAGTAATGGATGAAGCGGGAAATAGATTTTTGGGACCAGTTGAAATGGTTATGGAAAACGATTCGGGAGTCGCTTTAGCCGTGAGAACTTCAAACGGTTTGATAACTGTTAGACCTGAAGATGTTATGATAGTTCATTCAAGCGGGGGGCTTATAGCTTCAGAATCTGCGGCAACTCAAAGAATAATGGACGCTCAATCGGAAGATGAAGCTACAAAAATATTTCAATCTTCTTTAATTAAAAAAGCTCAAGTTATTTCAAGACCTTCGGCGGACGATGAAAGCTCATCCAACTCTGACGGAATTTCGACAATTTTACGCTCTACAGGTAACATTGAAAATCCTGAAGAAAAATTAAATAAAGATTTTGGAAATAAAACGGTTAGAAAATAA
- a CDS encoding F0F1 ATP synthase subunit epsilon, which yields MASNTIKTKKALTCSVITKEGPVIRSMKIEHIEIPSYAGYISIYSEHCPYIVSVNYGELKIYNENGQLTNLYVEGGIVEVAQNVIGVLTEKALFPNNINIEELNEKIDKINKQKAINEEEAKRNKQEIEKYKKQVEIASK from the coding sequence ATGGCTTCAAATACTATAAAAACAAAAAAAGCGTTAACTTGTTCGGTTATAACAAAAGAAGGTCCCGTTATAAGGTCAATGAAAATAGAGCATATAGAAATTCCTTCTTATGCGGGTTATATTTCTATATATTCGGAGCATTGTCCTTATATAGTGAGCGTAAATTATGGAGAGCTTAAAATATACAATGAAAATGGACAACTTACTAATTTATATGTCGAAGGCGGAATAGTTGAAGTCGCTCAAAATGTTATCGGCGTTCTTACCGAAAAGGCTTTATTTCCAAATAATATTAATATTGAAGAGTTAAACGAAAAAATAGATAAAATTAATAAACAAAAAGCGATTAACGAAGAGGAAGCGAAAAGAAATAAACAAGAAATTGAAAAATATAAAAAACAAGTAGAAATTGCTTCTAAATAA
- a CDS encoding acyl-CoA thioesterase: protein MPHINQTEIRVIYADTDQMGVVYHSNYLRYFEIGRTELLRELGISYKDMEACGLFLPVKEAFIDYKISIKYDDIIVVHTSIDKLKNVSLRLKYEIRNKEDSNLLYTTGYTLHPFINKNGEIIRPESYLYDIMAKGK from the coding sequence ATGCCTCATATAAATCAAACTGAAATAAGAGTTATATACGCCGATACGGACCAAATGGGCGTGGTTTATCATTCAAATTATTTAAGATATTTTGAAATAGGAAGAACGGAATTATTAAGAGAGCTTGGAATTTCTTATAAGGATATGGAAGCATGCGGTTTATTTCTGCCCGTTAAAGAAGCTTTTATTGATTATAAAATATCTATAAAATATGACGATATTATTGTAGTTCATACGAGCATAGACAAATTAAAAAATGTTTCGTTAAGGCTTAAATACGAAATAAGAAATAAAGAAGATTCTAATTTATTATATACTACGGGTTATACTTTGCATCCTTTTATAAATAAAAACGGAGAGATAATTCGCCCCGAAAGTTATTTATACGATATAATGGCAAAAGGAAAATAG
- the nagE gene encoding N-acetylglucosamine-specific PTS transporter subunit IIBC, with the protein MFKYLQKIGNSLMVPVAVLPAAAILLGIGYWIDPNGWGAGSPIAAFLIKAGGSIIDNMPILFAIGVAFGISNDKNGAAALAGIVGFLVVTTLLSPNTVAMIQSKELSEVPAGFSKINNQFIGILCGLIAGSLYNKFWNVELPKFLAFFSGRRFVPIITSAVMLFVSLILMFIWPIVYNGLVKFGEAIIGLGPIGAGIYGFFNRLLIPVGLHHALNSVFWFDVAGINDIPNFLGGAKSIEDGLATVGVTGMYQAGFFPMMMFGLLGACLAFIKNAKPENRAKITSIMIAAGFASFFTGVTEPIEFSFMFVAPALYVIHALLTAISLIISASMQWIAGFGFSAGFIDLVLSSRNPLAIKWYMLIIQGLVFFVLYYLIFNFAIKKFNLKTPGREDAENEGNENAFTNKNSSYSDKAKLLLPLLGGADNIVNVDNCITRLRLELKDNSVINEVEIKKNFPGVLKPGKTSVQVIVGTDVQLLADEFKKLLK; encoded by the coding sequence ATGTTCAAATATTTACAAAAAATAGGAAATTCTTTAATGGTTCCCGTTGCGGTTTTGCCAGCTGCGGCTATACTTTTGGGAATAGGTTATTGGATTGACCCAAACGGTTGGGGAGCGGGAAGTCCGATTGCGGCTTTCTTAATTAAAGCTGGAGGCTCTATTATTGACAATATGCCGATTCTTTTCGCTATAGGAGTCGCATTCGGCATATCAAACGATAAAAATGGAGCTGCGGCTTTGGCTGGAATAGTCGGCTTTTTAGTCGTTACAACTTTACTCTCGCCAAATACAGTCGCTATGATTCAAAGTAAAGAATTATCCGAAGTTCCCGCTGGTTTTTCTAAAATCAACAATCAGTTTATAGGAATTCTCTGCGGATTAATCGCTGGAAGTTTATATAATAAATTCTGGAATGTAGAGCTTCCTAAATTTTTAGCTTTTTTCAGCGGTAGAAGATTCGTCCCAATAATTACTTCGGCGGTTATGTTATTCGTTTCTTTAATCTTAATGTTTATTTGGCCCATAGTTTATAACGGTTTGGTAAAATTTGGAGAGGCAATAATCGGATTAGGACCAATCGGAGCTGGAATATACGGATTCTTTAATAGGCTTTTAATTCCTGTCGGTTTGCATCATGCTCTCAATTCTGTATTCTGGTTTGATGTAGCGGGAATTAACGATATTCCAAATTTCTTGGGCGGAGCAAAATCTATAGAAGACGGACTTGCGACTGTAGGAGTTACGGGAATGTATCAAGCTGGATTTTTCCCGATGATGATGTTTGGGCTTTTAGGCGCTTGTCTTGCCTTCATAAAAAACGCTAAACCTGAAAATAGGGCAAAAATAACTTCTATAATGATAGCCGCTGGTTTTGCAAGTTTCTTCACGGGAGTTACAGAACCGATAGAATTTTCTTTTATGTTTGTAGCGCCCGCTCTTTATGTTATTCATGCTTTATTAACGGCAATATCTTTAATAATATCGGCTTCTATGCAGTGGATTGCAGGATTCGGATTTTCTGCAGGATTTATAGACTTGGTTTTATCTTCAAGAAATCCTTTGGCGATAAAATGGTATATGCTTATAATTCAAGGTTTGGTTTTCTTTGTTTTATATTATTTAATCTTTAATTTTGCCATTAAAAAATTTAACTTAAAAACTCCAGGAAGAGAAGACGCCGAAAACGAAGGTAACGAAAACGCTTTTACAAATAAAAATTCATCTTATTCAGATAAAGCTAAATTATTATTGCCTTTGCTTGGAGGCGCGGATAATATAGTCAATGTCGATAATTGCATTACAAGATTAAGATTAGAATTAAAAGATAATAGCGTTATTAACGAAGTTGAAATTAAAAAGAATTTTCCAGGCGTATTGAAACCAGGAAAAACTTCGGTTCAGGTAATTGTAGGAACGGATGTTCAATTATTGGCGGATGAGTTTAAAAAATTATTAAAATAA
- a CDS encoding DUF5682 family protein, with amino-acid sequence MPNQNKNLKNNFENSFNEIIKENIIFFPIRHHSPACSFHLKKIIENYKPETILIEGPSDCNFLMEYMIEEDTIPPFCIYSSYIDKNKEKGRCYYPFLDYSPEFVAIKKSYELKINCSFIDMPFGYIIENSENNINKKLISIYDKDNNKFNVNDYTLELTKKSGVRSFAELWERDFEIKGILKESRDFIKSVYALGYYMRLIENEDIETKNREYFMAKNIKDSLNKFKKILIITGSFHVDGIIDKLKNFENIEKEFNKLKKYNIQNSSNYLIPYSFEEADQRKGYIAGIEYPAFYNNIWKKLNEDSIDNAYIETVQSFIIKAAGINRDYYNITITDCINAYYMAINLAKLRGKNNAGVYELIDAVKSAFVKGDISLENTENIELMIKLLSGIANGKVSSKSVLPPVIIDFRNLCKTHRIRSDKTETTESILDIIKDKNHFEKSKFFHKMRFLDIGFCKLIKGPDYINKIDKNLAREIWQYKYKSQVEALLIDKSVYGVSIEEICFNFIKDKLKTRLNGEEISKLIIEATIMGLYNFLIDNYNEIENIILSDSDFISLCECLNNLSYLINMEIVNENINKERENIFKNYDIISKIESLSKLAFILAAQNMETLKNLDEERALKYSVYIKNLYIFILENPNYFECKEIFIEKINSMSKNTFGSSHIYAVCLSIKYKSNIIDLKEFASCISNFLEASDTNSIAYFLNGIFLIARDILFINNDLIKEIDKVIKNIEENKFIEILPNLRFAFTNLTPSETETLSSIIEKLYKTKKLNAKNISEEEIKKAKSIDKKIEEEMNKYEIFK; translated from the coding sequence ATGCCAAATCAAAACAAAAATTTAAAAAATAATTTTGAAAATAGTTTTAATGAAATTATAAAAGAAAATATTATATTTTTTCCAATTCGTCATCATTCTCCCGCATGCTCTTTTCATTTAAAAAAAATAATTGAAAACTATAAACCCGAAACGATTCTTATTGAAGGACCGAGCGATTGCAATTTTTTAATGGAATATATGATTGAAGAAGACACAATTCCGCCATTTTGTATTTATTCAAGTTATATTGATAAAAATAAAGAAAAAGGCAGATGTTATTATCCTTTTTTAGATTATTCTCCCGAATTTGTAGCGATAAAAAAATCCTATGAATTAAAAATAAATTGTTCTTTTATAGATATGCCTTTTGGTTATATTATTGAAAATTCTGAAAATAATATAAATAAAAAATTAATTTCAATATACGATAAAGACAATAATAAATTTAATGTAAACGATTATACTTTAGAATTAACTAAAAAATCGGGAGTTAGAAGTTTTGCAGAACTTTGGGAGAGAGATTTTGAAATTAAAGGAATATTAAAAGAAAGCAGAGATTTTATTAAAAGCGTTTATGCTTTGGGATATTATATGCGTTTAATAGAAAACGAAGATATTGAAACTAAAAACCGCGAATATTTTATGGCAAAAAATATAAAAGACTCTCTTAATAAATTTAAAAAAATTTTAATTATAACGGGAAGTTTTCATGTAGACGGAATAATCGACAAATTAAAAAATTTTGAAAATATAGAAAAAGAATTTAACAAATTAAAAAAATATAATATTCAAAATTCTTCAAATTATTTAATTCCTTATTCTTTTGAAGAAGCGGACCAAAGAAAAGGATATATTGCAGGAATAGAATATCCCGCGTTTTATAATAATATTTGGAAAAAATTAAACGAAGATTCTATTGATAACGCGTATATTGAAACCGTCCAAAGTTTTATAATTAAAGCGGCGGGAATAAATAGAGATTATTATAATATAACAATTACAGATTGCATAAACGCTTATTATATGGCGATTAATCTTGCAAAATTGCGAGGAAAAAATAACGCTGGAGTTTACGAACTTATTGACGCCGTTAAAAGCGCTTTCGTTAAAGGCGATATAAGTTTAGAAAATACGGAAAATATAGAGCTTATGATAAAACTTCTTTCGGGAATTGCAAACGGAAAAGTTTCTTCAAAAAGCGTTTTGCCTCCCGTTATAATTGATTTTAGAAATCTTTGCAAAACTCATAGAATAAGAAGCGATAAAACCGAAACAACAGAATCGATTTTAGATATTATTAAAGATAAAAACCATTTTGAAAAAAGTAAATTCTTTCATAAAATGCGATTTTTAGATATTGGTTTTTGCAAACTAATAAAAGGTCCCGACTATATTAATAAAATTGATAAAAATCTTGCAAGAGAAATTTGGCAATATAAATATAAAAGTCAAGTCGAAGCTTTATTAATTGATAAATCGGTTTACGGAGTTAGCATAGAAGAGATTTGTTTTAATTTTATAAAAGATAAATTAAAAACGAGACTAAACGGAGAAGAAATTTCAAAACTCATTATAGAAGCAACGATTATGGGACTTTATAATTTTTTAATCGACAATTATAACGAAATTGAAAATATAATTTTAAGCGATAGCGATTTTATAAGTTTATGCGAATGTTTAAATAATTTAAGCTATTTGATAAATATGGAAATTGTAAACGAAAATATAAATAAAGAGAGAGAAAATATTTTTAAAAATTATGATATTATTTCAAAAATAGAATCGCTTTCAAAACTTGCATTTATTTTAGCCGCTCAAAATATGGAAACTTTAAAGAATTTAGACGAAGAGCGCGCTTTAAAATATTCCGTTTATATTAAAAATCTTTATATATTTATATTGGAAAATCCTAATTATTTTGAATGCAAAGAAATTTTTATTGAAAAAATAAATTCTATGTCAAAAAATACTTTTGGAAGTTCGCATATATATGCAGTTTGTCTTTCTATAAAATATAAATCTAATATAATCGACTTAAAAGAATTTGCTTCTTGCATATCGAATTTTTTAGAAGCTTCCGATACGAATTCAATCGCGTATTTCTTAAACGGAATATTTTTAATTGCAAGAGATATTCTTTTTATAAATAACGATTTGATAAAAGAGATTGACAAAGTTATTAAAAATATTGAAGAAAATAAATTTATAGAAATACTTCCTAATTTGAGATTTGCCTTTACGAATCTCACTCCAAGCGAAACTGAAACTTTATCTTCTATAATAGAAAAATTATACAAAACAAAAAAATTAAACGCTAAAAATATATCGGAAGAAGAAATTAAAAAAGCGAAAAGTATCGACAAAAAAATTGAAGAAGAAATGAATAAATACGAAATATTTAAATAA